The nucleotide window CTCCAAAGAATAACCGTACTTGCAGTAATCAAACCTGTAAAAAAAATTGGCAAGGGTCTGATTAATAGGGCGAAAAAGAAAATGATACTACCTAGCCCAAAACGAAAAGGAATATTTTCAAAAGGCATAATTTTCACTTCGCTACCAATCGCAGTTAAAAGTGCAATAACTAGCATAACAAATACCATTTTTGTTGCTTTTGTTCGAGAATGTGTAGTTTCCACGAGTAATACCACCTTGTTAATAGTTCTAGATTAACTTTATGAATAGGTGCCTTTATAGTGTTTAATATTTACTGAGTAATTAATTGTACAAGAAAAGTAATGGATAATACAAAAAAGTACTATTTCAACTTAATTAGAAATAGTACTTTTTGCAGTTAATTATGTATAAAAAAATCCGTTACATCTTTGTAACGGTTTACTTTAAAAATGGAGGAGGTAGAGGGATTCGAACCCCCGCGCGGTGTTACCCGCCTGTCGGTTTTCAAGACCGATCCCTTCAGCCAGACTTGGGTATACCTCCAAAATATGAATGTCCTTATTTCGACATAAATTAATTTATCATGAAATGATGTTCTCGTCAATAAACTTTTTGAAAAATTTTTGACGAAATGAGCGATTTGTTTTTTATCCAATAAAAAATATAGGGACATTTCATTGCAATTTTAACAACTGCTTAGTATACTAAGTATTGCCGTGCTAGATGGGGAGGTAGCGGTGCCCTGTAACTTGCAATCCGCTCTAGCAAGATTGAATTCCTTTTCTGAGGCTGTCCGTATTGTTTGGTCTGCCTTTTGCACGTAGTGTTGACGGTTGGGTCCTGCGCAATGGGCACCCATGAACCATGTCAGGTCCGGAAGGAAGCAGCATTAAGTGGTCCCGCCCATGTGCCGCGGGGTAGCCTAACCTGAGCTGGCGACAGAAGTAACGCTTATGTGCGGCAGTCGAAGAAAGGTGCACGGTATTAACTTGTTTATTCAAACGCATTCATCATCATTGATGGATGCGTTTTTTTGTTGTTTCACGAAATAAGAAACTTCAATAATAAAAGTGTTTCTTATTACTTTATGCTATACTGTAGCTATTGAAATTTATTGAAGGAAAGGAGAGGGAAAGGTTGACATATCAAGCATTTTATCGTGTATACAGACCACAGTCATTCCGTGAAATGTCAGGTCAAACACATGTAAAAAGAACCCTTCAAAATGCTCTCCTCGCTAGTAAAACGACACATGCATACTTATTCTCTGGACCACGCGGCACTGGTAAAACAAGTACAGCGAAAATATTTGCAAAAGCACTTAATTGTGAAAAGGCGCCGGCTAGTGAACCATGTAACGAATGTGCGACATGTGTAAGTATTACGGAAGGCTCCCATACAGATGTTATTGAATTCGATGCTGCCTCAAACTCAAGAGTAGAGGAAATGCGCGACATTATTGAAAAAGTGCGTTTCGCACCAGCTGACGCGCGTTTTAAAGTGTATATTATAGATGAAGTGCATATGCTTTCCACAAGTGCATTTAATGCATTATTAAAAACATTAGAAGAACCACCAGAACATGCAGTATTTATTTTAGCGACAACGGAGCCTCATAAGCTTCCAGCAACAATCATTTCTCGTTGTCAGCGTTTTGATTTTAAACGACTTTCTTCTATAGATATTGTAGAGCGCATGAAGGTAGTATTAGAGGATATTCAAATGGGCTATGACGAGCAAGCTTTAAAGGTGATTGCTCAAGCAGCTGCTGGTGGTATGCGTGACGCACTAAGTTTACTTGACCAAGTTGTGTCATTTAGCAACGACACGGTGCAACTAGGGGACGTACTCCTTGTAACTGGATCAGTAAGCCAAGATGCATTTTACGATATTACGCAAGCTTTAAAGGAAAAAGATGTTGCGAATGTTCTCGGCATCGTTGAAAATTTAATCGCAGACGGGAAAGAGCCTCTGCGTTTAACAGAAGATTTTATTACATTTTTCCGTGACTTATTATTAATTCAAACAGATAATACATTAGAAGAACTACTAGAATTTATCTCGCCAGATGAAAAGTATGTGCAATTAGCGAAAGAATATGATGCAGATACACTATATGGTTATATTGATATTTTAGCGAAAACTCAGCAGGAAATGCGCTTTTCTCATCATACGAAAATTTATTTGGAAACGGCCCTTTTAAAAATGGCACAAGTAAAAGGTAATCATCAAGTGGCTGTGGGCATTGACCCAGAGTTGGAGGGGAAAGTGAGCTCGTTAGAAAACCGTCTAGGACAGCTCATGCAGCAATTTCAAAATGGTGGTGCACAGAACCAGCAAGTGCAAGAACAGCCTCGCCAACGTGTTCGACCTGCAGGAAACCAGTACAATGCGCCAACAGGACGAATTCAAGAAGTGTTAAAATCTGCAACAAAATCAGATTTACAAAAGGTGAAATCAGTTTGGGCACTGGGATTAGCAAACTTGCAAAAATCACAATCAGCACTTTTAGCTGATGCAGAGCCTGTTGCGGCAAACTCGAGTGCTTTTGTGGTAAAATTCAAGTATGATATACATTGTCAAATGGTAGCAGATAACAATGCCCTTATTTCAATATTTACACAGCGTATCGCTTCCGAATTAGGAATTCAGTATGAGCTACTTTGTATACCAGAGCCGGCTTGGATGAAATTGCGTGAAAGCTTTATTAAAGAAAACGGTTTGGATCAAAAAAAGCAAGACGCTAGTGATTCAGACGATTTATTAAGTGAGCCTTCATTTATGGAAGAAGCGCAAATGGCGGAAGCATTAGATCCACTAGTGGTTGAAGCTGAAAATCGATTTGGAAAAGACTTTGTTGATGTTGTCGAAGAATAATTTTTAAGTTTAAGGAGGAAACAACAATGCGTGGTATGGGTAATATGCAAGGCATGATGAAAAAAATGCAAAAAATGCAAAAAGAAATGATGGAAGCACAGGAAGCGTTAAACGCACAACTATTTGAAGGTACTGCTGGTGGCGGTATGGTGAAAGTTGTGATGAACGGTCAACGTCAAATGCTAGAAGTTAACTTAGATGAGTCTGTAGTAGACCCAGAAGATATTGAAATGTTACAAGACTTAATTGTAATCGCAACAAATGATGCACTTAAAAAAGTAGAAGAAACTACAAATTCAACAATGGGTAAATTCACACAAGGAATGAACCTTCCTTTCTAATTGGAATAGCTCGTTAGTGTAAGCACATCTCAAATTTTGGGGTGTGCCTTTTTAAAGGAGGGAACATATGCACTATCCAGAACCGATCTCAAGATTAATTGATAGCTTTATGAAATTACCTGGCATTGGACCGAAAACGGCAGCTCGATTAGCATTTCATGTATTAACTATGAAAGAAGATACCGTATCTACGTTTGCCAAAGCACTCATTGATGCAAAGCGAAATTTATTATACTGCTCACAATGTGGCCATATTACGGATATTGATCCATGTCATATTTGTTCAGACAAACAGCGCGATGTTTCAACAATTTGCGTTGTCCAAGACCCAAAAGATGTTATTGCTATGGAAAAAATGCGTGATTATCAAGGATTATATCATGTATTGCATGGGGCTATTTCTCCGATGGATGGTGTAGGACCTGAAGATATCAATGTCGCGTCATTATTAACACGTTTACATGATGAGCGCGTGCAAGAGTTAATATTAGCCACAAACCCTACTATTGAAGGAGAAGCAACCGCGATGTATATTTCAAGACTCGTAAAACCATCGGGAATTCGAACAACACGTATTGCACATGGCTTACCTGTCGGAGGGGATTTAGAATATGCCGATGAGGTTACGCTATCAAAAGCACTAGAAGGACGCCGTGAATTATAAAGTGAGGGAACAATTATGCTATTTTCTCGCAAAGGGAAATTAAAAAAAGAATTCGATGAAAAATTAGTTTCTTCTATTAAAGAAACAAAAGAGTCTTTACAAAGCGCAAAAGTAATCGAAGGATTGATGGATGATTATAGTTTAGAAGTACTTGCTGAACGAAAGAGAATGGAAAGTATCCATTTCTATTTATATAAAGAAGCACGCATTCGCCGTGTTTTAATTAAATAAGCTTTTATTTGAAATAAGAAGCCAAGTAGGTGCATATGTTACCAATAAATATGTAAAGGATGGTGCTATGCGTTACATAGTAATAGCTAGTTGCTGTTTGGCTGTCTTATTTCTTTTTTTATTAAAAAAGAAAAAGCTTGGGAAGATATTTGAGTATTTTGCGTTGTTTTGGTTTAAAGTAGCGGTCGCTGTAATTGTATTATTCGTTGGGAATATGATTTTGAATTCATATGGCTTAATGGTGCCAATTAACGTTTTTTCTATACTGACACTAACGATATTAGGCGTTCCCGGCGCGGTTTGTCTAAGTTTTTTATTGTTTTTGAAATAAATTTACTAAAAACTGTTGCCAAGTGAATAATATAGTGGTATATTATTTTAAGTCGCAACGGCGACGTAAGTTAATAAAATGAATTCTTGACAAAAGATTTTTATTTTGTTAATATATAAAAAGTTGTTACCTCGAAAGAGAAAAACAACAAAATAAAAAACTTCTAAAGAAGTGTTGACAAAACATTTCAGAAGTGGTAAGATATAAAAGTTGTCACTTACGACAACGACATGAACCTTGAAAACTGAACAAGCAACGTTAATGATAACAAGCTTCTTAAATGAAGCGAAAATAGATTTCAACTTAATTGTTGAATCGCTAGCAAAGCAAATGAGCTTTCAAACTACTTTTATGGAGAGTTTGATCCTGGCTCAGGACGAACGCTGGCGGCGTGCCTAATACATGCAAGTCGAGCGAATTGATTTGGAGCTTGCTCCAATGATGTTAGCGGCGGACGGGTGAGTAACACGTGGGTAACCTGCCTTATAGATTGGGATAACTTCGGGAAACCGGAGCTAATACCGAATAATACTTTTTGACACATGTCAGTTAGTTGAAAGACGGTTTCGGCTGTCACTATAAGATGGACCCGCGGCGCATTAGCTAGTTGGTGAGGTAACGGCTCACCAAGGCAACGATGCGTAGCCGACCTGAGAGGGTGATCGGCCACACTGGGACTGAGACACGGCCCAGACTCCTACGGGAGGCAGCAGTAGGGAATCTTCCACAATGGGCGAAAGCCTGATGGAGCAACGCCGCGTGAGTGAAGAAGGATTTCGGTTCGTAAAACTCTGTTGCAAGGGAAGAACAAGTAGCGTAGTAACTGGCGCTACCTTGACGGTACCTTGTTAGAAAGCCACGGCTAACTACGTGCCAGCAGCCGCGGTAATACGTAGGTGGCAAGCGTTGTCCGGAATTATTGGGCGTAAAGCGCGCGCAGGTGGTTCCTTAAGTCTGATGTGAAAGCCCACGGCTCAACCGTGGAGGGTCATTGGAAACTGGGGAACTTGAGTGCAGAAGAGGAAAGTGGAATTCCAAGTGTAGCGGTGAAATGCGTAGAGATTTGGAGGAACACCAGTGGCGAAGGCGACTTTCTGGTCTGTAACTGACACTGAGGCGCGAAAGCGTGGGGAGCAAACAGGATTAGATACCCTGGTAGTCCACGCCGTAAACGATGAGTGCTAAGTGTTGGGGGGTTTCCGCCCCTCAGTGCTGCAGCTAACGCATTAAGCACTCCGCCTGGGGAGTACGGTCGCAAGACTGAAACTCAAAGGAATTGACGGGGGCCCGCACAAGCGGTGGAGCATGTGGTTTAATTCGAAGCAACGCGAAGAACCTTACCAGGTCTTGACATCCCGGTGACCACTATGGAGACATAGTTTCCCCTTCGGGGGCAACGGTGACAGGTGGTGCATGGTTGTCGTCAGCTCGTGTCGTGAGATGTTGGGTTAAGTCCCGCAACGAGCGCAACCCTTATTCTTAGTTGCCATCATTCAGTTGGGCACTCTAAGGAGACTGCCGGTGATAAACCGGAGGAAGGTGGGGATGACGTCAAATCATCATGCCCCTTATGACCTGGGCTACACACGTGCTACAATGGACGGTACAAACGGTTGCCAACCCGCGAGGGGGAGCTAATCCGATAAAACCGTTCTCAGTTCGGATTGTAGGCTGCAACTCGCCTACATGAAGCCGGAATCGCTAGTAATCGCGGATCAGCATGCCGCGGTGAATACGTTCCCGGGCCTTGTACACACCGCCCGTCACACCACGAGAGTTTGTAACACCCGAAGTCGGTGAGGTAACCTTTTGGAGCCAGCCGCCGAAGGTGGGATAGATGATTGGGGTGAAGTCGTAACAAGGTAGCCGTATCGGAAGGTGCGGCTGGATCACCTCCTTTCTAAGGATTTTTCGGAATCATTCCCTTGGGGAATGAAACATTAACGTTTGCTGTTCAGTTTTGAAGGTTCATCGAAAGATGATACTCTTCAAATTAAAGCTAACTCATCACGAAGTGATGGTAGTCAGCTGTCTTGTTCTTTGAAAACTGGATAAAACGACATTGAAAGCAATAAATCAAATTTCTATTTTATAGATATTGAACAAGTCAAGTAACATTGACGTGTAACTCAAATCTTAAAGCGAATGCTTTAAGTGTTAACTTTTGGTTAAGTTAATAAGGGCGCACGGTGGATGCCTTGGCACTAGGAGTCGATGAAGGACGGCACTAACACCGATATGCCTCGGGGAGCTGTAAGTAAGCTTTGATCCGGGGATTTCCGAATGGGGGAACCCACTATCTTTAATCGGATAGTATCTACACGTGAATACATAGCGTGATGAGGACAGACGCAGGGAACTGAAACATCTAAGTACCTGCAGGAACAGAAAGAAAATTCGATTCCCTGAGTAGCGGCGAGCGAAACGGGAAGAGCCCAAACCAAAGAGCTTGCTCTTTGGGGTTGTAGGACACTCTATACGGAGTTACAAAAGAATGATTTAGATGAAGCGACTTGGAAAGGTCCGCGAAACAAGGTAAAAGCCCTGTAGTCAAAAAGTCATTCCCTCTTGAGTGTATCCTGAGTACGGCGGAACACGTGAAATTCCGTCGGAATCCGGGAGGACCATCTCCCAAGGCTAAATACTACCTAGTGACCGATAGTGAACCAGTACCGTGAGGGAAAGGTGAAAAGCACCCCGGGAGGGGAGTGAAATAGATCCTGAAACCGTGTGCCTACAAG belongs to Solibacillus sp. FSL R7-0682 and includes:
- a CDS encoding YbaB/EbfC family nucleoid-associated protein, whose protein sequence is MRGMGNMQGMMKKMQKMQKEMMEAQEALNAQLFEGTAGGGMVKVVMNGQRQMLEVNLDESVVDPEDIEMLQDLIVIATNDALKKVEETTNSTMGKFTQGMNLPF
- the dnaX gene encoding DNA polymerase III subunit gamma/tau, translating into MTYQAFYRVYRPQSFREMSGQTHVKRTLQNALLASKTTHAYLFSGPRGTGKTSTAKIFAKALNCEKAPASEPCNECATCVSITEGSHTDVIEFDAASNSRVEEMRDIIEKVRFAPADARFKVYIIDEVHMLSTSAFNALLKTLEEPPEHAVFILATTEPHKLPATIISRCQRFDFKRLSSIDIVERMKVVLEDIQMGYDEQALKVIAQAAAGGMRDALSLLDQVVSFSNDTVQLGDVLLVTGSVSQDAFYDITQALKEKDVANVLGIVENLIADGKEPLRLTEDFITFFRDLLLIQTDNTLEELLEFISPDEKYVQLAKEYDADTLYGYIDILAKTQQEMRFSHHTKIYLETALLKMAQVKGNHQVAVGIDPELEGKVSSLENRLGQLMQQFQNGGAQNQQVQEQPRQRVRPAGNQYNAPTGRIQEVLKSATKSDLQKVKSVWALGLANLQKSQSALLADAEPVAANSSAFVVKFKYDIHCQMVADNNALISIFTQRIASELGIQYELLCIPEPAWMKLRESFIKENGLDQKKQDASDSDDLLSEPSFMEEAQMAEALDPLVVEAENRFGKDFVDVVEE
- a CDS encoding YaaL family protein — encoded protein: MLFSRKGKLKKEFDEKLVSSIKETKESLQSAKVIEGLMDDYSLEVLAERKRMESIHFYLYKEARIRRVLIK
- the recR gene encoding recombination mediator RecR, translated to MHYPEPISRLIDSFMKLPGIGPKTAARLAFHVLTMKEDTVSTFAKALIDAKRNLLYCSQCGHITDIDPCHICSDKQRDVSTICVVQDPKDVIAMEKMRDYQGLYHVLHGAISPMDGVGPEDINVASLLTRLHDERVQELILATNPTIEGEATAMYISRLVKPSGIRTTRIAHGLPVGGDLEYADEVTLSKALEGRREL
- a CDS encoding pro-sigmaK processing inhibitor BofA family protein, with translation MRYIVIASCCLAVLFLFLLKKKKLGKIFEYFALFWFKVAVAVIVLFVGNMILNSYGLMVPINVFSILTLTILGVPGAVCLSFLLFLK